One genomic window of Garra rufa chromosome 24, GarRuf1.0, whole genome shotgun sequence includes the following:
- the LOC141300727 gene encoding uncharacterized protein, whose product MDMRPLLILSVMLALIKEDEGQKLTVTLLPKFPQVYVGDDITLACNLTGGNKQTKWLINGTEQSNQNYSMLLTAVTPENNGEYVCEQGRSKSDPLKLTVLELQPYAQLSPSIGGAVMTKGDGRNLVLQVDHNVTDWACFVLRGVRGFAIGVQVDEKATSGVIFAELKEAERATFWCKKKKTELRSNAVTLKMTELMVMLVPPAAPALQGETVALRCEVWGGPELERAVFSKDNKEINSSPEGTYTITNATQDDNGKYSCHATYRFSHISAQAAKRDGESDAQELKVIGGPPAATVIWESGVKKLKCSCPHCSAECKSIYLWYHTPLKDPLKRRRLTEEDQSITVQKEILYSCRVGCGKGFSRFSNIYKATSDPETVNVMPILVAAILIILGVLIVVLIALKRRRGGSSVQVAKQDKDKTAGGDYEQIHLKDKDTAVYHTLGENTGKDQTEGGYEPLQKKKRQDEELYHTLGPGEGQGQAEGQGGYEALKSVKAEVYQTLGPGEGQGQSEGQGGYEALKSVKTEVYQTLSSDVSKKTEGEAEGGYEKLPQKDKDFETVTVEENPYEEVKKQMSKEKE is encoded by the exons ATGGACATGAGGCCTCTGTTGATACTATCAG TGATGTTGGCTCTCATAAAGGAAGATGAGGGACAGAAACTAACAG TGACTCTCCTTCCGAAGTTCCCACAGGTGTATGTTGGAGATGACATCACTCTGGCCTGTAACCTTACAGGagggaataaacaaacaaaatggtTAATTAATGGAACAGAACAATCAAATCAGAATTATTCAATGCTTCTTACCGCAGTGACACCAGAAAACAACGGGGAGTATGTATGTGAGCAGGGCAGATCGAAAAGTGACCCGTTGAAACTCACTGTGCTGG AGCTGCAGCCTTACGCTCAGCTCTCTCCATCTATAGGAGGTGCTGTGATGACCAAAGGAGATGGAAGAAACCTGGTGCTGCAGGTGGACCATAATGTGACGGACTGGGCTTGTTTTGTGTTACGGGGAGTGAGAGGCTTCGCTATTGGAGTCCAGGTTGATGAGAAAGCAACGAGTGGCGTTATATTTGCAGAGTTAAAGGAGGCAGAAAGAGCCACTTTCTGGTgcaagaaaaagaaaacagaactCCGAAGCAATGCAGTGACGCTGAAAATGACAG AGCTCATGGTGATGTTGGTTCCTCCGGCCGCTCCTGCACTGCAGGGGGAGACTGTGGCTCTCAGGTGTGAAGTCTGGGGTGGACCGGAACTGGAAAGGGCCGTCTTCAGTAAGGATAACAAAGAAATCAATAGCTCACCTGAAGGCACATACACCATCACCAACGCCACACAAGATGATAACGGCAAGTACAGCTGCCACGCCACCTACAGGTTCAGCCACATCAGCGCACAAGCTGCAAAGCGGGATGGAGAATCTGATGCTCAGGAGTTAAAAGTTATAG GTGGACCTCCTGCTGCTACAGTGATTTGGGAATCTGGTGTTAAGAAACTAAAGTGTTCCTGTCCTCACTGTTCTGCCGAATGCAAATCCATATACCTTTGGTATCACACACCCCTTAAGGACCCATTAAAACGTAGAAGACTAACTGAAGAAGACCAGTCAATTACTGTACAGAAAGAAATACTGTACAGCTGCCGGGTGGGCTGTGGGAAAGGTTTCTCCCGTTTCAGCAACATCTACAAAG caACATCTGACCCAGAGACTGTAAATGTGATGCCTATCTTAGTGGCGGCAATTCTGATCATTCTCGGGGTGTTGATCGTTGTGCTGATCGCGCTGAAGCGCAGACGTGGAGGAAGCAGCGTCCAGGTGGCCAAACAGGATAAAGACAAGACGGCAGGTGGAGACTATGAACAAATCCATCTCAAAGACAAGGATACAGCAGTTTACCACACACTGGGCGAGAACACGGGCAAGGACCAGACCGAGGGGGGTTATGAGCCCCTACAAAAAAAGAAGAGGCAGGATGAGGAGTTGTACCACACACTTGGACCTGGAGAGGGTCAGGGTCAGGCTGAAGGTCAAGGTGGGTACGAGGCTCTTAAGAGCGTCAAAGCTGAGGTGTACCAGACACTTGGACCTGGAGAGGGTCAGGGTCAGAGTGAAGGTCAAGGTGGGTACGAGGCTCTTAAGAGCGTCAAAACCGAGGTGTACCAGACACTGAGTTCAGACGTCTCGAAAAAAACAGAAGGAGAAGCAGAGGGAGGGTATGAGAAACTTCCTCAGAAAGACAAAGATTTCGAGACTGTGACAGTTGAGGAAAACCCATACGAA